GGTTCAAATGGTAGGGCGATACTGCTATGTTTGGTGCTGGTTGTCCCTGCCCAGAATTGGTTTTCAAAGGGCTCTACTAAACCAATATCCTCGTAGACGCGTTGCGGTTCGGCACAGAAAGAGCGTTTCAGTGTGCCGCCGCGCCAATGCGCAAAACCACCGAAGCCGGTATCGGTATTGGTGGCAAAAGCATAAACATCGGATGCTGGGAGCGCGGTGCGAAGCCGAGTATTGAGCGTGGATAGTGCGGTTGTTCCGGTGATGACTGTTTGGATTACCGACAAACCCGCAAAGCCTGCGATGTAGAATTCACCGGGCGATACTTGGGCGGACCGATTTAAGGAGAATTGACCGATCGGGGTCACCGACCACCGAGGGTTGAGTTGGGATAATAACTTCCGGCCGAAGCCGCGGTCGGCGCGTGGGGTCGCGGCAATCACTCGCTGTGGATCGGTGGCGGTGACAAACCACAAGGTAATGACGAGATCTTGTGGCTGTGAATCCACGTATTATCCTCCTGCAATTCGATGAAACGTTTTTATTTACGAGGTCGCTTAGTGCTGGTGCGAACTCCCAAGAGTACGTCCTCCCAATGGGGCGTGACTGCTTTTCGACGCCGTTTCGTTTGCGGCGGTGGGTGTTGCACGAGATCCTCGCCCTTGGCTTCCTGTGCCGGTGGGGTAGTTGGCTGTTCGGAGTCTTCTTGGAAGTTCTCCGGTAGATCTTCGTCCCTCACCACGGGGATCGGTGAAGTCACCGCCGTTAGGCTGCGTACTGGTTGGACGAAATCCGGGTCTATTAAATCGGCTGCCAAGCTATTTCGGGCTACGGCGGTCGCACTGGAAGTCCCATGGCGATGATAGGACCATTCTGCAATGTTTTCGCTGACACCAACTGCCCAGCTTACTGTTACCACCCATTGGCCAGCGCTGTCGCGATAGGTATCCCACTGTGTAGTGGTCAGGTCGAGACCACGTGCGGCGAAAGCGGTAGCGAGGATTTCCCACAAGGTTAATTTTGCGGGACCATCATCACGGACTGGGTGGGCGCGTTTGGCTAGATCCGCAAGGCGTGCGCGTTCCAACAGCACCGGATGCGCATAGCTTTCGATTCGCGACGCGGGGACGTCGTTAAGCTCAGCAATATCGGCAACCGATGCGCCTGCACGAATGCGCTCTTGGATCTCCCGTGGCGTCATCTTCAGTGGTGCCGAAAGTCGCGGATCAACCTCCCGTGCTGCAGCGGAATCGCCTATCTCGGACATGGGGGTTAATGGTTGCAGCGGTGCTATGGAATCAATCGTTGCGTGAGGGGTGCTACCTTCTTCTGGCGAAGTCGATGACTTCCCATGACTGATGGTGGAATCACCCGGTGATTCTGCTTCATCGCTGCGGGCGTGGGCCGGGGAATAAGTGTGTTTTGGTTCCTGTTCAACGAGCGCGGAGCGGAGCTCATCGGTGACGACGAGGAAGAACTGTTGATCGTCCTCGGTGCGAAGCACCAATGATCGCGCAGTCGACTCGGCGGGTACCAAGAAGAGTTCCTGCATTAAGACACCAGCTCCTTAAAATTGGTGTTGCTCATGTGATTTAAGTACCCACCTTAACGCACAAACGCACGCAACTGCGGTAGAAAGTCCGCGTGTGCGTGCGTTTTTCCTGCGAAAACTACTGACGCTTCACATTATTTATTGGCAAAACTGCCTTCAAGAACAAAATCTATAGCCTTAGTTAATGTCTGAATGTCAGCAGTGTCAATGGCTGGGAACATGCCGATACGCAGCTGATTTCGGCCCAGCTTACGATACGGCTCAACATCAAGAATCCCATTGCTGCGCAAAATCTTTGCAACTACCGCAGCGTCAACTGAATCATCAAAATCAATTGTGCCCACAACTAAGGATCGTTTCGCCGGATCGCTGACAAACGGAGTAGTTTCGGCGCGCGACTGCGCCCAAGAATATAACGCAGCCGCGTTTGCGGAGGTGCGTTCAACCATCCCTGCCAGACCACCGTTGTTATTCATCCACTGGACTTGATCTGCCAGCATTAACAAAGTGCCCACAGCAGGTGTGTTATAGGTTTGATTCTTCAAGGAGTTATCAACCGCAGTCTGGAGGTTTAAAAACTCTGGAATGAATCGGTCAGAACCGTTAATCTTAGCGATTCGTTCCAAGGCAGCGGGGCTCATAGCCGCGAACCACAACCCACCATCGGAAGCGAAACACTTCTGAGGGGAGAAGTAATACACATCAGCCTCCGCCATATCCACCGGCAAACCGCCCGCACCGGAGGTGGCATCGATGACCACAAGGGAGCCTTCTGAACCTGCGGGCCGAATAATAGGCACCATAGCGCCGGTCGAGGTTTCATTATGTGCCCAAGCTAAGACATCGCAACCATCCATCGCCGTTGGTACCGGGGCATCGCCTGGTTCGGCAGTGACCACCGAGGGTTCATCGAGCCACGGTGCCTTGGCGGATGCTTTGGCGAATTTTGAGGAAAATTCACCAAAAGAAAGGTGGCCAGACTTCTTTTCGATCAAACCGAACGTGGCGGCATCCCAAAACGCAGTTGCGCCCCCCAAGGAGAGGATGATCTCGTAGCCATCTGGCAGGCTAAACAACTCCGCTAAGCCAGCACGAATGTCACCGACAACGTTTTTTACTGCGGCCTGCCGGTGTGACGTACCGATAATGTCGTGGCCGCCAGCAACGATCGCATCAAGCTGTGACTGTCGAACCTTTGATGGGCCGCAGCCGAAGCGGCCGTCTGATGGAAGGAGATTATCTGGCAGGGTGGGGAACTGATCGCTCATGTTCACGCTTTCTTGTCCGAAAAAAGGGAAAACTACCTAATGTCGCAGACCGACAGCAGTGGTTAAAAAGCTTAGCGGTTTCGTCAAGGACATTTCCATTGCAAACCGGTGCAAAACCACCTAACTACCTCCATCTGTGGGCAGATGAATCGGGGATAGTGGTATCCACAAAAACTAAAGCGTGGTCCCTGTGTTGAACACGTAGGGGATAATTTTGCGAATATGCCCTTAACAATCCGTTAAGGTTAGGGGGTGGTAGGGGGTGATTGCTGCCAGGCTGAACAGGGTAAATATGCAGGGAATTTATTAGCTGTCGCGCGTATCACAGCTTTTGGTACACTGTGCAATGCCCCACGCGCAGCTATAAGTATGTACTGTCATACGAGGAGCAAAGCTGATTGATAATCCCCAAAATACCTTGGTGATTTCATCCACCTAAAACTTATGTTGCGGAAGGTACGTAACCTTTATGGTTTTCGTCAACATTCCTCAACACCACATGGTGGCAGCCGCTGCGAAATATAATTAAATCTCTTTAAAACGTTTTTGTCGTCTAAGCCAATACAACTTAAATCAGGAGTGTGAGTATTCACTCTTGATTGGTGAAGGTGTCAGGCCGTTTTAGCTACCAGCTGCATCTTTATAGGTATGTAGCTGTGGCATTACTATAGTTTCTTCAACTTCGCTGAGGACTGTTACCATTCTCGGCGTTTTGAGTTCTCAATAAAAATGAAAGGGAAGCTGTGGCTACTGAAAACGAAAAGGCTGTACTTCATTACCCTGGTGGCGAGTTCGAAATGGACATCATTAAAGCCACTGAAGGCAATGATGGTGTAGTTCTGGGCAATATGCTGGCACAGACCGGTCTGGTTACCTTCGATCCAGGCTATGTCTCTACTGGCTCCACCGAGTCTAAGATCACCTACATCGACGGCGATGAAGGCATCCTGCGTCACCGTGGCTATGACATTGCAGACCTGGCTGAAAACGCTACCTTCAATGAGGTGTCTTACCTCTTGATCAAGGGTAAGCTTCCAAACCAGGAAGAACTGGAAAAATTCAACGACGAAATCCGCCATCACACCCTACTGGATGAAGACTTCAAGGCTCAGTTCTCCATCTTCCCGCGTAACGCACATCCAATGAGCGTTCTTGCATCCTCCGTCAATATTCTCTCCACCTACTACCAGGACCAGCTTGACCCGCTGGATGAAGAACAACTGGATAAGGCAACGGTGCGCCTGCTTGCTAAGGTTCCAATGTTGGCAGCCTATGCATACCGAGCATCTAAGGGCGCCCCATACATGTATCCGGATAACTCCCTTAATGCACGCGAAAACTTCCTCCGCATGATGTTTGGCTACCCAACCGAGCCTTATGAGGTTGATCCCATTCTGACCAAGGCTTTGGACAAGCTTCTTATTCTCCACGCCGACCACGAGCAGAACTGCTCCACCTCCACCGTGCGTATGATCGGCTCCGCGCAAGCCAATATGTTCGTTGCGGTTGCAGGCGGAATCAACGCACTATCCGGTCCACTACATGGTGGTGCTAACCAGGCTGTGCTGGAAATGCTGGAAGAGATCGACAAGAACGGTGGCGACGCAACCGACTTCATGAATCGCGTGAAGAACAAGGAAAAAGGCGTCCGCCTCATGGGCTTCGGTCACCGTGTGTACAAGAACTACGATCCCCGCGCCGCGATTGTCAAGGACACCGCGCATGAAATCCTTGATCATCTCGGTGGCGACCACCTGC
The nucleotide sequence above comes from Corynebacterium mustelae. Encoded proteins:
- a CDS encoding DUF6928 family protein, whose amino-acid sequence is MDSQPQDLVITLWFVTATDPQRVIAATPRADRGFGRKLLSQLNPRWSVTPIGQFSLNRSAQVSPGEFYIAGFAGLSVIQTVITGTTALSTLNTRLRTALPASDVYAFATNTDTGFGGFAHWRGGTLKRSFCAEPQRVYEDIGLVEPFENQFWAGTTSTKHSSIALPFEPVALAEEAQRYWLGFDVATAPDINVVAYAIDGRPEPKIAEPKKPDIGQLSATASGQLGLGRIRRDYDDYEGVHEFDELIAETDFSQELQRVARTTISQAKAKAHRAGKKVSARLGQLHDRLRHMDQIKPPKRTDR
- the serC gene encoding phosphoserine transaminase — its product is MSDQFPTLPDNLLPSDGRFGCGPSKVRQSQLDAIVAGGHDIIGTSHRQAAVKNVVGDIRAGLAELFSLPDGYEIILSLGGATAFWDAATFGLIEKKSGHLSFGEFSSKFAKASAKAPWLDEPSVVTAEPGDAPVPTAMDGCDVLAWAHNETSTGAMVPIIRPAGSEGSLVVIDATSGAGGLPVDMAEADVYYFSPQKCFASDGGLWFAAMSPAALERIAKINGSDRFIPEFLNLQTAVDNSLKNQTYNTPAVGTLLMLADQVQWMNNNGGLAGMVERTSANAAALYSWAQSRAETTPFVSDPAKRSLVVGTIDFDDSVDAAVVAKILRSNGILDVEPYRKLGRNQLRIGMFPAIDTADIQTLTKAIDFVLEGSFANK
- the sepH gene encoding septation protein SepH, whose translation is MQELFLVPAESTARSLVLRTEDDQQFFLVVTDELRSALVEQEPKHTYSPAHARSDEAESPGDSTISHGKSSTSPEEGSTPHATIDSIAPLQPLTPMSEIGDSAAAREVDPRLSAPLKMTPREIQERIRAGASVADIAELNDVPASRIESYAHPVLLERARLADLAKRAHPVRDDGPAKLTLWEILATAFAARGLDLTTTQWDTYRDSAGQWVVTVSWAVGVSENIAEWSYHRHGTSSATAVARNSLAADLIDPDFVQPVRSLTAVTSPIPVVRDEDLPENFQEDSEQPTTPPAQEAKGEDLVQHPPPQTKRRRKAVTPHWEDVLLGVRTSTKRPRK
- a CDS encoding citrate synthase, translated to MATENEKAVLHYPGGEFEMDIIKATEGNDGVVLGNMLAQTGLVTFDPGYVSTGSTESKITYIDGDEGILRHRGYDIADLAENATFNEVSYLLIKGKLPNQEELEKFNDEIRHHTLLDEDFKAQFSIFPRNAHPMSVLASSVNILSTYYQDQLDPLDEEQLDKATVRLLAKVPMLAAYAYRASKGAPYMYPDNSLNARENFLRMMFGYPTEPYEVDPILTKALDKLLILHADHEQNCSTSTVRMIGSAQANMFVAVAGGINALSGPLHGGANQAVLEMLEEIDKNGGDATDFMNRVKNKEKGVRLMGFGHRVYKNYDPRAAIVKDTAHEILDHLGGDHLLDLAMKLEEIALSDDYFIQRKLYPNVDFYTGLIYRAMGFPTDFFTVLFAIGRLPGWIAQYREQLATTTKINRPRQIYTGETLRKVTPRSERA